A window of the Halalkalicoccus subterraneus genome harbors these coding sequences:
- a CDS encoding DUF7532 family protein — MHFDQRTQRALREAGLDQDAIIEVSDRVAELVEEDATQLEAFFAEHDTVYSDMELAHGREEFPEHAVEFCDLFTHGADIRGYLRFDTWGVPVEGGRVLSDGLVELSLGPTVDARVKFAASRDAL, encoded by the coding sequence ATGCACTTCGATCAGCGCACCCAGCGAGCGCTCCGCGAGGCCGGCCTCGACCAGGACGCGATCATCGAGGTCTCCGACCGCGTCGCCGAACTCGTCGAGGAGGACGCCACCCAGTTGGAGGCGTTCTTCGCCGAGCACGACACCGTTTACTCCGACATGGAGCTCGCCCACGGCCGCGAGGAGTTCCCCGAGCACGCCGTCGAGTTCTGCGATCTGTTCACCCACGGCGCCGATATCAGAGGGTATCTCCGCTTCGATACGTGGGGCGTGCCCGTCGAGGGTGGGCGGGTGCTCTCCGACGGGCTCGTCGAGCTCTCGCTCGGCCCGACGGTCGACGCCCGCGTGAAGTTCGCGGCCTCGCGCGACGCCCTATGA